One Desulfobulbus propionicus DSM 2032 DNA segment encodes these proteins:
- a CDS encoding acyl-CoA thioesterase codes for MHYVATKICRASEIGLNGNLFGGTLLSWLDEAGAAFAGYLCRAPNMVTLKMEEVLFRRPVKISHHVRIYARVYKVGTTSLTIDVEARRFDFEKDLEELVCSTRMVYVKIDAQGNASPIEERLRASMDQSLGDLTQRF; via the coding sequence ATGCACTATGTGGCCACCAAAATCTGTCGGGCCAGCGAAATCGGCCTCAACGGCAACCTCTTCGGCGGCACCTTGCTGTCCTGGTTGGACGAGGCCGGGGCGGCCTTTGCCGGCTATCTCTGCCGCGCCCCCAACATGGTAACCCTCAAGATGGAAGAGGTCCTGTTCCGGCGGCCGGTCAAGATCAGTCACCATGTGCGCATCTACGCCCGGGTATACAAGGTCGGCACCACCTCGCTGACCATCGACGTCGAGGCGCGGCGCTTTGACTTTGAAAAAGATCTTGAGGAACTGGTCTGCTCGACTCGGATGGTTTATGTCAAGATCGATGCCCAGGGCAATGCCAGCCCCATCGAGGAACGGCTGCGCGCCTCCATGGACCAGTCGCTGGGCGACTTGACCCAGCGGTTTTGA